The following nucleotide sequence is from Hippopotamus amphibius kiboko isolate mHipAmp2 chromosome 11, mHipAmp2.hap2, whole genome shotgun sequence.
TCCACAAGGTTGAGGGGGGCCATGCACTGCAGGCCTCGGCCGGTGTGCTCCCCAGAGATCTGCAGCTGGAACACACTGTGACTGCGCGATGACCGCTCGTTCTGGGCTGTGCGGGCGACAGCTCGGTTCTGGCGGGCCAGATGGAGCAGGGCCTCCAcctggggatggggagcagcaAGAGGCAAAGACAGGCAGAGGTCAGTACATAACCAGGTCAGGTATGGCGATGAGCAAGACTCAGCACCTGCCCTCTTGGTGCTTTTTTTCTAGCCAGcgaaaaagtaaaatacatagtGTGTCTGAGAGTACTAAGCAGTAAAATAAAACGGTGAGGGTGAGGGCTGCAGTTGTAGAAAGAAAGGATGGCcagcgggaattccctggcattccagtgctTAGGACCGTGTGCTTTCACTTctggggtccaggttcaatccctggttggggaactaagatctcacaagctgtaCGGTGTGgccaaaagtaaaaaacaacaacaacaaaggatgGCCAGGGATGGCCTCAATGCCTTAAAATCTTAAGGCAGCGAGGAAGCAAGTCCTTCTGGGAGAGGAAGAGTAATGTTGAGGCAAAGGAGACAGCAGGTGCAGAGGCCCTTCTGATCCGAGTGTGTGATGAGCGGGCTGAGGAAtagccaggaggccaggaggccagcaCGGATGTTGTGAACTGAGCAAGAAGAGTGGGTGGAGGTGAGGCCTGAGCGCCAACAGGCAGGGCCCAGTGGCACGCGCTTCGGCAGGCGCATCACTTCTCTCCACTCCTTGGTTCCATGCAGGCAGGTGCACCTCACAGCCCATCAGCCAAAACTGAACATGCAACCTCCCCTCACCACACCCTTTCTCATCCTCAGCATTCTCCTGCCCCGGCTCATCCACCTCCATCCTTGTCACCCTACCCGCGCCTCCTGTGTCCAGGCCTAGTGCCCCTCAGCACTTACCTCTCTCTCACAGGAGACGGGAACATATCGGGCGTTGGTGACAGTAAGCTCCTCGCTCCCCGGCCCTGCCCGGCGAATCTCACATTCACCCCCCTGGCCCTTACGCGTCCCAGTGGCCAGCAGGTCTCGGACAGTCTCGTTGTAGATCTCTACGTAACTTGCCACGAAGCTGTAGGTCCAGCCCTGGCCACTTAGCTCCTGGGCCACGGAGAAGAGGTGCTGCACAGCCCGAGGAATCAGCCCCTCCACCTGGGGGTCTCCCCCAGGCCCACCCTCCATGGTGAAGGTCTTGCCACTGCCTGTCTGGCCGTAGGCAAAGATGCATACTGGGTAGCCATCCAGGGCTGACTGGACAAGCATGGAGATCTCCTCAAACACTTCATCCTGTCCACTCCCTGGTGGGAATACCCGGTCAAAGGAGAAGTCGTGGCGGGTGGGGGCGGCAGGCGCCCCACTCAGGGTCCCACGCCGCTCGTCAGACCGGGAGAGGCTGAGGCGGGTTGGAGGGTCAGAGGGCCCACCAGGGCCAGAGGGAAATAGGAGGaagccagggggtggggtggactcCCCTGGAAGGACAGGGCGGACCCGGCAGAATACACGGATGTTGCCTTTGAGTTCCTGCAGCTGGTTGTGTAGCCGCCGGCGCTCCATCTCGAGCCCATGCAGACGTTCTTCCCGCTCAGCCAGTAAGGCCGCCTGGGCTGCAGTCTCCTGGTGCAGAGATGCCACCTCCGCTTGGCTGCCCGACAGAGCAGTTTCTGATGCCTGTAGCCTCCTCTGTCCAGAACAGAGCAGACACAGAAGGTGAGATGCAACCAAGAATAAGAAAGTTATgaagggatggggggtgggagatgggctGGTCCCTGCCCCCCAGGACTTCACAGTCTGATAAagaaagagataagaaaataGGAATCATGGTACTAGATAAGGAGGGCTACGGGATCATCCAGAAGAGGCACAAGAACAATATCTAGGCTGACACCCAAAAGCATGGGAGTGAACCAAGAGAAAGATGGAGTGCGGAAAGAATATTCCATAAAGAGGGACATGCATATGCAAAATGCCCTGAATTGAGAATCGAGTCATTTGAGAGACTGCAAGTAACGCAATCTAGTTGGTGCTCACCAAGGAGTCAAATGGATGAGAAGAGGGTGAGAGAATGCATCGGGATTTTtatcaaaaagagagaaagaagaaagggggtgGAGAAGTAGAGGTGACACAGACCCAGGGGGAGCTACAGAAACAGAGTCAGGATAGGGTCAATTGGGGTAGAAAGCAAGACAAAGTCAGgaatgggtgggggtgggctgagggggagcaggggaggggatggaggtaTACTGCTGGAGAAAGGCAGTCAGGGATTCTAAGCCCAAAGCAACTTCTGGACAACCCAGAAAGGGTCAGCATTTGGCGAGAAGCGAGCCCTTACCTCCTGCTCCTCCAGCTGGGCTGCCAGTCCCCTCCGCTCCTCCTGCAATCTCAGCTGTTCTTTCTGGAGCTCTTGCACTAAGCCCTCCTGAGTGCCCAGCCGCTCTTCCAGCTCCAGGACCCGGGCACTCAGGTTCCCCAGCTCCCGCTGGCCCTGCTCGGCCTGGGCCCGCACCCTGGCCAACTCCTCTTCCAGTGTCCTGCGCTCTGCCCCCAGAGCCGTGGCCTGTTGCTGGGCCTCCCTAAGCTGGTCCCGCAGCTCTTGGTTCTCCTGGTCCAGCATCTGAGTCCTCTCACGGCAGCATTTCAGCTCTACGTTTAGGTCACATAACTGACCCTTTAAATCCCAGGCCGGACGTTTACTGGGTTTCTTCCCTCCCACCATGGGAGGAGCAGCTGTTGCTAAGATGGGCATAGAAAAGACAAAGGTCAGGGAAGTCTtggctctgtctctctgtctcccctccctcctAGCCTTTAGGGCCTCCACACCTGAcgctccatctccttctccttcagACAGGGAAGAGACCAAAAGGATTTTTCTGGGTATTCAccacctcctcttccccatcccagccTCTCACCCAACAATTATATTTGTCACCTACTGCCAGGCTTCTGGGCAGGAACAGCAGGGCCTGGCTTCTGATTCTTCAGCACTAGAGAATTGGGGAGGTGACATAAGGAATTACAGCACCAGGGTCCCTCCACCTccatcctttcccctttccccccagTCCCTTCCCGGCCCCAGATCTTAAGCGCCACTACCTGTGGCATTAGCTGTGGAACAGCGGGGTCCTGTCTTCCTGGGGACTTTCGGCACTGCTGAGACGAGAGAGAGGAAGAGCAGACTCATGACTTAGGCTGGCACATACTCTGGCTGGGCCGAAGGCAGAGGAATTGCTTTTTCAGAGGATTCGAAGTAAGATAACTTCCCTCTTTCCCTACGTCTGACCAACTCCTAGAGATACCCTTCCTAGGACCAACAAGCCAAGAA
It contains:
- the KIFC1 gene encoding kinesin-like protein KIFC1 isoform X4, coding for MEPQRSPLLEVKGNVELKRPLAKALSRLPLPGSRLKRGPDQMEEALEPEKKRTRGLSTKVATSRPRAAALTTLPKTQGQTTVPKVPRKTGPRCSTANATVLKNQKPGPAVPAQKPGTTAAPPMVGGKKPSKRPAWDLKGQLCDLNVELKCCRERTQMLDQENQELRDQLREAQQQATALGAERRTLEEELARVRAQAEQGQRELGNLSARVLELEERLGTQEGLVQELQKEQLRLQEERRGLAAQLEEQERRLQASETALSGSQAEVASLHQETAAQAALLAEREERLHGLEMERRRLHNQLQELKGNIRVFCRVRPVLPGESTPPPGFLLFPSGPGGPSDPPTRLSLSRSDERRGTLSGAPAAPTRHDFSFDRVFPPGSGQDEVFEEISMLVQSALDGYPVCIFAYGQTGSGKTFTMEGGPGGDPQVEGLIPRAVQHLFSVAQELSGQGWTYSFVASYVEIYNETVRDLLATGTRKGQGGECEIRRAGPGSEELTVTNARYVPVSCEREVEALLHLARQNRAVARTAQNERSSRSHSVFQLQISGEHTGRGLQCMAPLNLVDLAGSERLDPGLALGPGERERLRETQAINSSLSTLGLVIMALSNKESHVPYRNSKLTYLLQNSLGGSAKMLMFVNISPLEENVSESLNSLRFASKVNQCVIGTAQANRK
- the KIFC1 gene encoding kinesin-like protein KIFC1 isoform X1; this translates as MEPQQRSPLLEVKGNVELKRPLAKALSRLPLPGSRLKRGPDQMEEALEPEKKRTRGLSTKVATSRPRAAALTTLPKTQGQTTAVPKVPRKTGPRCSTANATVLKNQKPGPAVPAQKPGTTAAPPMVGGKKPSKRPAWDLKGQLCDLNVELKCCRERTQMLDQENQELRDQLREAQQQATALGAERRTLEEELARVRAQAEQGQRELGNLSARVLELEERLGTQEGLVQELQKEQLRLQEERRGLAAQLEEQERRLQASETALSGSQAEVASLHQETAAQAALLAEREERLHGLEMERRRLHNQLQELKGNIRVFCRVRPVLPGESTPPPGFLLFPSGPGGPSDPPTRLSLSRSDERRGTLSGAPAAPTRHDFSFDRVFPPGSGQDEVFEEISMLVQSALDGYPVCIFAYGQTGSGKTFTMEGGPGGDPQVEGLIPRAVQHLFSVAQELSGQGWTYSFVASYVEIYNETVRDLLATGTRKGQGGECEIRRAGPGSEELTVTNARYVPVSCEREVEALLHLARQNRAVARTAQNERSSRSHSVFQLQISGEHTGRGLQCMAPLNLVDLAGSERLDPGLALGPGERERLRETQAINSSLSTLGLVIMALSNKESHVPYRNSKLTYLLQNSLGGSAKMLMFVNISPLEENVSESLNSLRFASKATPARGRNSSGECGKVGTRAQGQSRRALPQTAGSFLPLFPCLPIRTAWAGPARCPLAGSRRRHRLGISPPGPWTRLESAGRYARPGSLAPTAEGRRPVKEGVGPPRCRARGRGHACALARRRWAGGQLATGRAGPGQRREEGGALEGGGRGGGNGKGEWRVGS
- the KIFC1 gene encoding kinesin-like protein KIFC1 isoform X3 — translated: MEPQQRSPLLEVKGNVELKRPLAKALSRLPLPGSRLKRGPDQMEEALEPEKKRTRGLSTKVATSRPRAAALTTLPKTQGQTTVPKVPRKTGPRCSTANATVLKNQKPGPAVPAQKPGTTAAPPMVGGKKPSKRPAWDLKGQLCDLNVELKCCRERTQMLDQENQELRDQLREAQQQATALGAERRTLEEELARVRAQAEQGQRELGNLSARVLELEERLGTQEGLVQELQKEQLRLQEERRGLAAQLEEQERRLQASETALSGSQAEVASLHQETAAQAALLAEREERLHGLEMERRRLHNQLQELKGNIRVFCRVRPVLPGESTPPPGFLLFPSGPGGPSDPPTRLSLSRSDERRGTLSGAPAAPTRHDFSFDRVFPPGSGQDEVFEEISMLVQSALDGYPVCIFAYGQTGSGKTFTMEGGPGGDPQVEGLIPRAVQHLFSVAQELSGQGWTYSFVASYVEIYNETVRDLLATGTRKGQGGECEIRRAGPGSEELTVTNARYVPVSCEREVEALLHLARQNRAVARTAQNERSSRSHSVFQLQISGEHTGRGLQCMAPLNLVDLAGSERLDPGLALGPGERERLRETQAINSSLSTLGLVIMALSNKESHVPYRNSKLTYLLQNSLGGSAKMLMFVNISPLEENVSESLNSLRFASKVNQCVIGTAQANRK
- the KIFC1 gene encoding kinesin-like protein KIFC1 isoform X2; the encoded protein is MEPQQRSPLLEVKGNVELKRPLAKALSRLPLPGSRLKRGPDQMEEALEPEKKRTRGLSTKVATSRPRAAALTTLPKTQGQTTAVPKVPRKTGPRCSTANATVLKNQKPGPAVPAQKPGTTAAPPMVGGKKPSKRPAWDLKGQLCDLNVELKCCRERTQMLDQENQELRDQLREAQQQATALGAERRTLEEELARVRAQAEQGQRELGNLSARVLELEERLGTQEGLVQELQKEQLRLQEERRGLAAQLEEQERRLQASETALSGSQAEVASLHQETAAQAALLAEREERLHGLEMERRRLHNQLQELKGNIRVFCRVRPVLPGESTPPPGFLLFPSGPGGPSDPPTRLSLSRSDERRGTLSGAPAAPTRHDFSFDRVFPPGSGQDEVFEEISMLVQSALDGYPVCIFAYGQTGSGKTFTMEGGPGGDPQVEGLIPRAVQHLFSVAQELSGQGWTYSFVASYVEIYNETVRDLLATGTRKGQGGECEIRRAGPGSEELTVTNARYVPVSCEREVEALLHLARQNRAVARTAQNERSSRSHSVFQLQISGEHTGRGLQCMAPLNLVDLAGSERLDPGLALGPGERERLRETQAINSSLSTLGLVIMALSNKESHVPYRNSKLTYLLQNSLGGSAKMLMFVNISPLEENVSESLNSLRFASKVNQCVIGTAQANRK